A window of the Cystobacter fuscus genome harbors these coding sequences:
- a CDS encoding bifunctional transcriptional activator/DNA repair enzyme AdaA has product MAGLTPLQFATDDDCWDALVTRNPCADACFRYGVKTTGVFCRPTCPSRKPNRENVLFFATSHVAITAGYRPCQRCNPLESSIHQRYRVVVQQACELIEGAEEPPTLEHLAEHVGLSRFYLQRLFKKYVGITPKEYATACQIARLKQSLAQGAPILQAIYDAGFSSTSRVYEKTVRELGMTPAQFKNGAAGMRIRYVLTSSPLGTQLLAMTEQGICEIDFDASPHELVERLSQRFPNAFIFHGGAELTRKVEHILGIIAAPQFGLKLPPHILSIALQRRLWKALHGIAPGT; this is encoded by the coding sequence GTGGCCGGCCTCACGCCTCTTCAGTTCGCTACGGACGATGATTGTTGGGATGCATTGGTGACACGGAATCCGTGCGCCGATGCCTGCTTCCGTTATGGCGTCAAGACAACGGGTGTTTTTTGCCGGCCGACCTGTCCCTCGCGGAAGCCAAACCGAGAGAACGTGCTCTTCTTCGCGACGAGCCATGTGGCGATCACGGCTGGTTACCGCCCGTGCCAGCGCTGCAATCCCCTCGAATCCTCGATCCACCAGCGCTACCGGGTGGTGGTCCAACAGGCCTGTGAGCTGATCGAAGGAGCGGAGGAACCCCCCACACTCGAACACCTGGCCGAGCATGTCGGGCTGAGCCGCTTCTATTTGCAGCGGCTCTTCAAGAAGTACGTTGGGATTACACCCAAGGAATACGCGACCGCATGTCAGATCGCGCGCCTCAAACAATCGCTTGCCCAGGGGGCGCCGATCCTCCAGGCCATCTATGACGCGGGCTTCAGCTCGACGAGCCGTGTCTATGAGAAGACGGTAAGGGAACTCGGTATGACACCCGCTCAATTCAAGAATGGTGCGGCCGGAATGAGGATCCGCTATGTGCTGACCAGCTCGCCGCTGGGAACGCAACTCCTGGCGATGACGGAACAAGGAATTTGTGAGATCGACTTCGACGCCTCTCCGCACGAACTCGTGGAACGTTTGTCACAGCGATTCCCCAATGCGTTCATATTCCATGGTGGTGCCGAACTCACGAGGAAGGTGGAGCACATCCTCGGTATCATCGCCGCCCCTCAGTTCGGGCTGAAGCTCCCGCCCCACATCCTGAGCATCGCCTTGCAGCGGAGACTCTGGAAGGCGCTGCACGGCATTGCTCCCGGAACCTGA
- a CDS encoding DUF5953 family protein yields MAFGRNEMTISVYAPVLTSDDGRPLAIVHGMERALPGLRLGWTTSEKEELISLPHRDEWVASNRTDGGFPFLCNDDDAHLVTISGWENPNGLAADGAPHFEIHAQLPFDAASIAAAAEVLAAIGQGARAYWGHATPFNATVEISRQTVDPVRKPGVPPRGLPALRFPDYIRSPEIPRRLGWLNYWSAAAARAIGFPDQARDADLLSRSRCTATGGWVVQLTEAPLDLDDSTHLDALKRAYERFPEIGGRTAH; encoded by the coding sequence ATGGCGTTTGGCCGAAATGAGATGACTATCAGCGTATACGCCCCTGTGCTTACGAGCGACGATGGGCGCCCGCTTGCCATCGTTCATGGAATGGAGCGTGCGCTCCCAGGATTGCGCTTGGGGTGGACGACCTCGGAGAAGGAGGAGCTCATATCGCTACCTCACCGCGATGAATGGGTCGCGTCCAATAGGACAGACGGAGGGTTTCCGTTCCTTTGCAATGATGACGATGCTCATCTGGTGACGATTTCCGGGTGGGAAAACCCGAACGGTCTTGCCGCGGATGGCGCGCCGCATTTTGAAATTCATGCGCAACTGCCATTCGACGCGGCCAGTATCGCGGCGGCCGCGGAGGTGCTCGCGGCGATTGGGCAAGGCGCACGCGCGTATTGGGGACATGCTACGCCTTTCAACGCGACTGTGGAAATTTCGCGGCAGACGGTCGATCCGGTGCGTAAGCCAGGAGTTCCGCCACGGGGGCTGCCCGCGCTCAGGTTCCCAGACTACATTCGTTCGCCTGAGATTCCGCGTCGCCTCGGGTGGCTGAACTACTGGTCGGCCGCCGCCGCACGAGCCATTGGGTTCCCGGACCAAGCCCGCGACGCGGACCTGCTCTCGCGCTCACGGTGTACCGCGACCGGTGGGTGGGTTGTGCAGCTCACGGAGGCGCCGCTCGACCTGGACGATTCCACGCACCTGGACGCGCTCAAGCGGGCCTACGAGCGCTTCCCGGAGATCGGCGGGCGCACAGCCCATTGA
- a CDS encoding DUF6310 domain-containing protein, translating into MSSPMEPVQQESRIGKADLDRARALLFRARHDLEPRQVVRGAEGLAQAGRARRFVGAPSRVGPLLVGLVLLWPSSTAGPEFDSRPSWVDAQREFEALLRDVSEASQQLVVELEAQPRAAKAPARHPSPQKQPETALSEEDDTRCKPIPLPRHLGGHDPHNECADKMPNNSFPGGDVYVNGREFG; encoded by the coding sequence GTGTCCTCGCCGATGGAGCCGGTGCAGCAGGAGTCGCGGATTGGAAAGGCGGACCTGGACCGGGCCCGGGCGCTGCTGTTTCGGGCGCGTCATGACTTGGAGCCGCGTCAAGTGGTGAGGGGAGCAGAGGGTCTTGCCCAGGCGGGTCGTGCCAGGAGGTTCGTCGGGGCGCCCTCCCGGGTGGGCCCGTTGCTCGTGGGCCTCGTCCTGCTCTGGCCCTCCAGCACCGCCGGGCCGGAGTTCGACAGCCGCCCATCCTGGGTCGACGCTCAACGGGAGTTCGAGGCACTGCTGCGAGACGTGTCGGAGGCATCGCAGCAACTCGTGGTGGAACTCGAGGCCCAGCCTCGTGCGGCGAAAGCACCGGCCCGGCATCCCTCGCCGCAGAAGCAGCCCGAGACCGCCCTCTCCGAGGAGGACGACACGAGATGCAAGCCCATCCCATTGCCGCGCCACCTGGGCGGGCATGACCCGCACAACGAGTGCGCGGACAAGATGCCGAACAACAGCTTCCCCGGTGGGGATGTGTACGTGAATGGGAGAGAGTTTGGATGA
- a CDS encoding TetR/AcrR family transcriptional regulator encodes MSLETKSRLTPTEMTRARILEAGMRCFAREGFAGATTRMIAAEAGVTLPVIAYHFGNKEGLHRACAQEIVEQHSRRLLPLVCAAREAANKGSLSATEARDWLDRILDALVSAITADAEQRLTTDFVLREMSEQGPGYALLFEGLWSPGIGLVADLLAIARQRRPGREEDRAGAVMLITSLSAFTATEPVSLAFLGWERLDATRRDTVTVLAKRLLDGLVGC; translated from the coding sequence ATGAGCCTCGAGACCAAAAGCCGCCTGACGCCGACGGAGATGACCAGGGCCCGGATCCTCGAGGCGGGCATGCGCTGTTTTGCTCGTGAGGGTTTCGCGGGTGCTACCACCCGGATGATCGCCGCCGAGGCGGGGGTCACGCTCCCGGTGATCGCCTACCACTTCGGCAACAAGGAGGGGCTGCACCGCGCTTGCGCGCAGGAGATCGTTGAACAGCACAGTCGCCGGCTGTTGCCGCTGGTGTGCGCTGCTCGCGAGGCAGCGAACAAGGGGTCGCTCTCGGCCACGGAAGCGCGGGACTGGCTCGACCGTATCCTCGACGCGCTCGTCAGCGCGATCACCGCCGATGCCGAGCAACGGCTCACCACCGATTTCGTGCTGCGCGAGATGAGCGAGCAGGGCCCGGGCTATGCGTTGTTGTTCGAGGGGCTGTGGAGCCCCGGCATCGGCCTCGTCGCCGACCTGCTGGCCATCGCTCGCCAGCGCCGCCCCGGGAGGGAGGAGGATCGCGCGGGCGCGGTGATGCTGATCACCTCGCTCTCCGCCTTCACGGCGACCGAGCCCGTGTCGCTCGCTTTCCTCGGGTGGGAGCGGCTCGACGCAACCCGCCGCGATACCGTGACGGTCCTCGCCAAGCGCCTGCTTGACGGTCTCGTCGGGTGCTGA
- a CDS encoding oxygenase MpaB family protein yields MALRDPVPAEREAAPEQTAKRAAAREWKIDYLSPAGEPSLVPPDSVQWRVYRNPIVMGIGGVAAVLLEFADPRIRSGVWDHSVYKVDPLGRSRRTGIAAMVGVYGPASVARKVISGVTKMHARVSGETPNGQSYRALDPVLLNWVSATAAFGFFKAYHTFVRPLSPEDQARFFREGKPVAELYGVTHSVGSEAEFVAMMEELLPGFEPHPINLEFLNIIESGRAAPSVPRFLHRAMARGAVAILPPVVRKKLELGAEWDLTALDRLALTSAGRLADHWRDRDSPAWQAALRHGLPGDFAWRSPSVQRSLLKN; encoded by the coding sequence ATGGCTTTACGTGATCCGGTACCGGCGGAGCGCGAAGCAGCGCCAGAGCAGACGGCGAAGCGGGCGGCCGCGCGCGAGTGGAAGATCGACTATCTCTCCCCCGCTGGAGAGCCTTCGTTGGTCCCGCCGGACTCGGTGCAGTGGCGGGTCTACCGCAACCCGATCGTCATGGGCATCGGCGGAGTGGCGGCCGTTCTGCTCGAGTTCGCCGATCCGCGGATCCGCAGCGGGGTCTGGGACCATTCGGTCTACAAGGTGGACCCGCTCGGACGCTCACGGCGTACCGGGATCGCGGCGATGGTGGGGGTGTATGGCCCCGCCTCGGTGGCGCGCAAAGTGATCTCCGGCGTCACGAAGATGCACGCGCGCGTATCGGGCGAGACGCCCAACGGGCAGTCGTACCGTGCGCTCGACCCGGTGCTGCTCAATTGGGTCTCCGCGACGGCTGCCTTCGGCTTCTTCAAGGCCTACCACACGTTCGTTCGTCCGCTCTCTCCGGAGGATCAGGCGCGTTTTTTCAGGGAGGGAAAGCCGGTCGCCGAACTCTACGGCGTCACGCACAGCGTTGGGTCGGAAGCCGAGTTCGTCGCGATGATGGAAGAGCTGCTGCCAGGTTTCGAGCCGCACCCGATCAACCTCGAGTTCCTGAACATCATCGAATCGGGCCGTGCGGCGCCTTCCGTGCCGCGCTTCTTGCACCGCGCGATGGCTCGCGGCGCGGTCGCGATCCTGCCGCCGGTGGTCCGAAAGAAACTGGAGCTCGGTGCGGAATGGGATCTGACCGCGCTCGACCGCCTGGCGCTGACCTCCGCCGGCCGGCTCGCTGACCACTGGCGCGACCGCGACTCTCCAGCCTGGCAGGCGGCGCTGCGTCACGGGCTTCCAGGCGACTTCGCCTGGCGATCGCCGTCGGTGCAGAGAAGCCTGCTCAAGAACTGA
- a CDS encoding ester cyclase produces MPTEQVREARQKLVLNHFHDEVKQNWDDVLSTFPHPRYELIPTLTVHDGDSRVRRYYRETRIAFPDQSHEIIALRHSDDAVIVEFWLMGTHLGPLGQIPPTGNRFRVRVTAYFIFDATETLVCERVYFDTLSMLKQLVGGLDMKQPKNWLLAARCFKGLLAMSNDEPVPSLTETTPPIFNA; encoded by the coding sequence ATGCCCACTGAGCAGGTCCGCGAGGCACGGCAGAAGCTGGTGTTGAACCACTTCCACGACGAGGTGAAGCAGAACTGGGATGACGTCCTGTCGACCTTCCCCCATCCCCGTTACGAGCTGATCCCCACCCTGACGGTGCACGACGGCGACAGCAGGGTGCGCAGGTACTACCGCGAGACCCGCATCGCGTTCCCGGATCAGAGCCACGAGATCATCGCGCTGCGGCACAGCGACGACGCCGTCATCGTCGAATTCTGGTTGATGGGCACCCACCTGGGTCCGCTGGGCCAGATTCCCCCTACCGGGAACAGGTTCCGGGTGCGCGTGACGGCGTACTTCATCTTCGACGCGACCGAGACGCTGGTTTGCGAGCGCGTCTACTTCGACACCCTCAGCATGCTCAAGCAGCTCGTGGGCGGCCTCGACATGAAGCAGCCGAAGAACTGGCTCCTCGCCGCCCGGTGCTTCAAGGGCCTCCTGGCGATGTCCAACGACGAGCCGGTCCCCTCCCTGACCGAGACCACCCCGCCCATTTTCAACGCATAG
- a CDS encoding TetR/AcrR family transcriptional regulator C-terminal domain-containing protein, producing the protein MKRSDRREPDMEPAGEAPRRGRPRGGPRLTREKVLEAALTLVDRGGIETLSMRSLATELGVDAMSLYNHVANKDAVLDGIAELFLGRIGLPEPTGDWRADVRALAAAFRHAAAQHPQAAPLVLTRQLESFKGLVGTESALGLLHAAGFPPEEAVHALRTVLAFLVGTLLREVSSGPTFSGQNLGGLVERRVELENSGFPHVARAALHLAACNHEAEFDFGMDLLVAALEQRARARRPTATTADRRTRKPR; encoded by the coding sequence ATGAAGCGTTCCGACAGGCGAGAGCCCGACATGGAGCCGGCCGGCGAGGCACCCCGGCGCGGCCGGCCGAGGGGAGGTCCCCGGCTCACGCGGGAGAAGGTCCTCGAGGCCGCCTTGACGCTCGTGGACCGTGGAGGGATCGAAACGCTGAGCATGCGGAGCCTCGCCACGGAGCTCGGCGTGGACGCGATGAGCCTCTACAACCATGTCGCCAACAAGGATGCGGTCCTCGACGGAATCGCGGAGCTGTTCCTGGGACGCATCGGCCTGCCCGAACCGACCGGTGACTGGCGCGCGGATGTCCGCGCGCTCGCGGCGGCCTTCCGACACGCGGCGGCCCAACACCCCCAGGCCGCCCCGCTGGTGCTCACGCGCCAGCTCGAGTCCTTCAAGGGCCTCGTGGGCACGGAGTCAGCGCTCGGACTGCTGCATGCGGCTGGTTTTCCACCGGAAGAGGCCGTCCATGCCCTGAGGACCGTCCTCGCCTTCCTGGTCGGGACGCTCCTGCGCGAGGTGTCCTCCGGGCCGACCTTCAGCGGCCAGAACCTCGGGGGCCTGGTGGAGCGCCGCGTGGAACTCGAGAACTCCGGCTTCCCCCACGTGGCCAGGGCCGCGCTCCACCTGGCCGCGTGCAACCACGAGGCGGAGTTCGACTTCGGCATGGACTTGCTGGTGGCCGCGCTCGAGCAGCGGGCACGCGCCCGGCGACCCACCGCGACGACCGCTGACCGCCGAACGCGAAAACCACGGTAG
- a CDS encoding DNA-binding domain-containing protein: MPGLQHFFESMRTFLAEPGATGLERLYGAHPGWEAPRARVALYGRFVRHHVADGVEKLFPLVRRCVGEVAWEELVRGYFSTGPARHYELNRLGEHFPDFLSDKAPERGLPAWVPELARFEWTDFAVYASEERVPVTVERLSPNPTLVVLRHSCRLCPFVRGGARGEPRSGEELALLWRHPRDLVSLYMAADDVALLALKMAVEALAPAEVAVATGVAESDIRAAVERCVADGLVLTP; this comes from the coding sequence ATGCCGGGCCTCCAGCATTTCTTCGAGTCCATGAGGACCTTCCTGGCGGAGCCCGGTGCGACAGGACTGGAGCGGCTGTATGGGGCGCACCCCGGGTGGGAGGCACCGCGCGCGCGGGTGGCGCTGTATGGGCGCTTCGTGCGCCACCACGTGGCGGATGGAGTGGAGAAACTCTTTCCACTGGTGAGGCGATGCGTGGGCGAGGTCGCCTGGGAAGAACTGGTGCGGGGCTACTTCTCCACCGGGCCCGCCCGGCACTACGAGCTCAATCGGCTGGGAGAGCACTTCCCGGACTTCCTCTCGGACAAGGCGCCGGAGCGTGGGCTGCCCGCGTGGGTGCCGGAGCTGGCGCGCTTCGAGTGGACGGACTTCGCGGTGTACGCCTCGGAGGAGCGGGTGCCAGTGACGGTGGAGCGGCTCTCGCCCAATCCCACGCTCGTGGTGTTGCGGCACTCCTGTCGGCTATGTCCCTTCGTCCGAGGTGGCGCTCGAGGCGAGCCGCGGTCGGGTGAGGAACTGGCGCTGCTGTGGCGCCACCCGCGAGACCTGGTGAGCCTGTATATGGCCGCGGATGACGTGGCGTTGCTGGCCCTGAAGATGGCGGTGGAGGCGCTGGCTCCGGCCGAGGTGGCCGTGGCCACGGGCGTGGCGGAATCCGACATCCGCGCGGCAGTGGAGCGCTGTGTGGCGGATGGGCTGGTTCTCACCCCATGA
- a CDS encoding DUF692 domain-containing protein gives MGRSWRQGLKPLGAGIGLRREFHEQLPRTARVLDWVEFVSENFLTLGGRAQRALDACAERWPVIPHGVGLDIGGPEPLNEDYVTRLAALVARVDSPFFSDHLCYARLGGVYLHDLLPLPFSEDAVEHVVPRIREVVARVERPFLLENITYYAHMPGRTLSEAAFLRAVVEEADCGLLLDVNNVYVNARNHDYDPRAFLDALPLERVVQVHLAGHTELPDMLIDSHGDTVRDEVWSLYQYLLERTGPVSTLIEWDQDIPSLDAVLDEAARARAVLGALGER, from the coding sequence ATGGGCCGTTCATGGCGTCAGGGATTGAAGCCGCTGGGGGCCGGTATCGGGCTGCGGCGGGAATTCCATGAGCAACTCCCTCGCACCGCGCGAGTACTGGACTGGGTGGAGTTCGTCTCCGAGAACTTCCTCACCCTGGGGGGCCGCGCGCAACGGGCGCTGGACGCCTGCGCCGAGCGCTGGCCGGTGATTCCCCACGGGGTGGGACTCGACATCGGTGGGCCCGAGCCCCTGAACGAGGATTATGTGACCCGGCTCGCGGCGCTGGTGGCGCGGGTGGACTCCCCCTTCTTCTCCGACCACCTGTGCTACGCGCGGCTGGGCGGGGTGTACCTGCACGACCTGTTGCCACTGCCCTTCTCCGAGGACGCGGTGGAGCACGTGGTGCCACGAATCCGCGAGGTGGTGGCGAGGGTGGAGCGACCCTTCCTGCTGGAGAACATCACCTACTACGCACACATGCCCGGGCGCACCCTGTCCGAGGCCGCCTTCCTCCGGGCAGTGGTCGAGGAGGCCGACTGTGGCCTGCTGCTCGATGTGAACAACGTGTACGTGAACGCGCGCAACCACGACTACGACCCGAGGGCCTTCCTGGACGCACTGCCCCTGGAGCGGGTGGTGCAGGTCCATCTGGCTGGCCACACGGAATTGCCAGACATGCTCATCGACAGCCACGGAGACACCGTCCGCGACGAGGTGTGGTCGCTCTACCAGTACCTCCTGGAGCGCACCGGCCCGGTGTCGACGCTCATCGAGTGGGACCAGGACATCCCGTCGCTGGATGCCGTGCTGGACGAGGCGGCTCGGGCGCGTGCGGTGCTCGGAGCGCTGGGAGAACGGTGA
- a CDS encoding RICIN domain-containing protein, whose translation MMSRMLSVAVVAAMTTLGLSTSARAESTPLVITLKDSPQVMTLGGGPEGQEGAAVMLTPNKTQPGQGFSLKPVGKPEDKTFNIVSQANQLCVDVENGSREDGAAIIQKPCNGASCQVFRVSDRGADGHRELRNELSGKCLAASHGKSSGLIQAACTGQDNQRFRISPSR comes from the coding sequence ATGATGAGCCGGATGCTGTCCGTGGCGGTGGTTGCCGCCATGACGACCCTGGGACTCAGCACCTCGGCACGAGCCGAGTCCACTCCCCTCGTCATCACCCTGAAGGACAGCCCCCAGGTGATGACCCTTGGCGGTGGCCCGGAGGGACAGGAGGGAGCGGCCGTCATGCTGACCCCCAACAAGACCCAGCCCGGCCAGGGCTTCTCGCTCAAGCCGGTCGGGAAGCCCGAGGACAAGACGTTCAACATCGTCTCCCAGGCGAACCAGTTATGCGTGGACGTCGAGAACGGAAGCCGTGAGGACGGCGCCGCGATCATCCAGAAGCCGTGCAATGGCGCGAGCTGCCAGGTGTTCCGCGTGAGCGACAGGGGCGCCGATGGGCACCGGGAGCTTCGCAACGAGCTTAGCGGCAAATGCCTGGCGGCCTCACACGGCAAGAGTTCCGGGCTCATCCAGGCCGCGTGCACTGGCCAGGACAACCAACGCTTCCGCATCAGCCCCTCGCGTTAG
- a CDS encoding toxin-antitoxin system YwqK family antitoxin, which yields MPTEFIEKDERGRVRERYFEDDEGRLDGVAATYDEDGRLVQESHWRAGLLHGPTSLYDSDGQVVQRVMFADGQLHGPAELQDEQGRFRMQLGFHEGRTHGELLAWRDGQPLMKHTLEQDRPEGPLELYEEGKLTRRVLFERGWPLVPGQPAEQDSMAPGPEAGTDRPAEQERQAREQPSGWLQGWLRRGGGS from the coding sequence GTGCCAACGGAATTCATCGAGAAGGACGAGCGGGGGCGGGTGCGCGAGCGCTACTTCGAGGACGACGAGGGTCGGCTGGATGGAGTGGCGGCCACCTATGACGAGGATGGTCGGCTCGTCCAGGAATCGCACTGGCGCGCGGGCCTGCTGCACGGGCCCACGAGCCTCTACGACTCCGACGGCCAGGTGGTGCAGCGGGTCATGTTCGCGGACGGCCAGCTCCACGGGCCGGCGGAACTCCAGGACGAGCAGGGTCGCTTCCGCATGCAGCTCGGATTCCATGAGGGCAGGACGCACGGCGAGCTGCTCGCCTGGCGGGACGGCCAGCCGCTGATGAAGCACACCCTCGAGCAGGACAGACCCGAGGGTCCGCTCGAGCTCTACGAGGAAGGCAAGCTCACCCGCCGGGTGCTCTTCGAGCGGGGATGGCCCCTGGTGCCGGGGCAGCCCGCGGAGCAGGACTCGATGGCACCTGGACCGGAGGCCGGCACGGACAGGCCCGCGGAGCAGGAACGACAAGCACGGGAGCAACCCTCTGGATGGCTCCAGGGCTGGCTCCGAAGAGGCGGTGGTTCCTGA
- a CDS encoding type VI secretion system Vgr family protein: MRSGYTQDNVYLSVTTPLGKDVLLLHGFQGEEALSRPFHFTLELHSERLDVDFSRVVGKGAAISLAQRTGGERFFHGIITRFVQAGTFGDFTRYLAELRPWFWLLTLTRDSRIFQNLTVPQILQQLFQEQGFTDFRLALRRTYTPREYCVQHQESAFDFASRLMEDEGIFYFFEHTKDRHTLVLADDVAAHEPCPGPGTAKVQGHLDEARTEDAITGCELEQQVVPGRYALGDYFFETPSTRLQAQVKGKEGRQEQYEYPGAFTRRDVGEQRGRIRLEAHEAQARTLRGQGHVRWFIPGYRFTLAEHERQDINGAYVLCWVSHSATVGAYSNSFEAIPAATPFRPPRVTPRPVVHGVQSARVVGKAGEEIWTDRFGRVKVQFHWDREGQKDERSSCWMRVAQGQAGKGWGHFFLPHVGQEVLVTFLDGDPDRPIVTGSVYNAEQVVPYPLPAGQTRSTVRGDASGGGQPNELRFEDKKGAEELYLHARRDMNVSVERDSVTEIQGNCTIRVRGNLTLDVRGSIDVKAGRNLTQEAKMSLKSIAGMNLTQNAKLALESSAGTMLRHSSKLMMMADAQTLISNVKLMHMLKATPLMILGPMIPLPMGGPPLPPIPPTP, encoded by the coding sequence ATGAGGTCGGGATACACGCAGGACAACGTCTACCTCTCCGTCACCACGCCCCTGGGCAAGGACGTGCTGCTGCTGCACGGCTTCCAGGGCGAGGAGGCCCTCTCCCGGCCCTTCCACTTCACGCTGGAGCTGCACTCCGAGCGACTCGACGTGGACTTCTCCCGGGTGGTGGGCAAGGGCGCCGCCATCTCCCTGGCGCAACGCACGGGCGGCGAGCGGTTCTTCCACGGCATCATCACCCGCTTCGTCCAGGCCGGCACTTTCGGGGACTTCACCCGGTACCTCGCCGAGCTGCGCCCCTGGTTCTGGCTGCTCACCCTCACCCGCGACAGCCGCATCTTCCAGAACCTGACGGTGCCGCAGATCCTCCAGCAGCTCTTCCAGGAGCAAGGCTTCACCGACTTCCGGCTGGCGTTGCGGCGCACGTACACGCCTCGCGAGTACTGCGTGCAGCACCAGGAGTCCGCCTTCGATTTCGCCTCACGGCTGATGGAGGACGAAGGCATCTTCTACTTCTTCGAGCACACGAAGGACCGGCACACGCTGGTGCTGGCGGACGATGTGGCGGCCCATGAGCCCTGCCCGGGTCCCGGGACGGCGAAGGTCCAGGGGCACCTGGATGAGGCGCGGACGGAGGACGCCATCACCGGGTGCGAGCTGGAGCAGCAGGTGGTACCCGGACGCTACGCCCTGGGGGACTACTTCTTCGAGACGCCATCCACCCGGCTGCAAGCGCAGGTGAAGGGCAAGGAGGGGCGCCAGGAGCAGTACGAATACCCCGGTGCCTTCACCCGCCGGGACGTGGGTGAGCAGCGCGGCCGGATCCGCCTGGAGGCGCACGAGGCTCAGGCCCGGACGCTGCGAGGCCAGGGTCACGTGCGCTGGTTCATCCCTGGCTACCGCTTCACCCTCGCCGAGCACGAGCGCCAGGACATCAATGGCGCGTACGTGCTGTGCTGGGTGTCGCACTCAGCCACGGTGGGGGCCTATAGCAACAGCTTCGAGGCCATCCCCGCCGCCACGCCCTTCCGTCCGCCCCGGGTGACGCCGCGGCCAGTCGTCCACGGCGTGCAGAGCGCCCGGGTGGTGGGCAAGGCGGGCGAGGAGATCTGGACGGACCGATTCGGCCGCGTGAAGGTCCAGTTCCACTGGGATCGGGAGGGCCAGAAGGACGAGCGCAGCTCGTGTTGGATGAGGGTGGCGCAGGGCCAGGCGGGCAAGGGCTGGGGCCACTTCTTCCTGCCACACGTGGGCCAGGAGGTGCTGGTCACCTTCCTGGATGGGGATCCGGATCGGCCCATCGTCACCGGCTCCGTCTACAACGCCGAGCAGGTGGTGCCCTATCCGTTGCCCGCGGGGCAGACCCGGAGCACGGTACGCGGGGATGCCTCCGGCGGGGGACAGCCCAATGAGTTGCGTTTCGAGGACAAGAAGGGCGCGGAGGAGCTCTATCTGCACGCCCGCCGGGACATGAACGTGTCCGTGGAGCGCGACAGCGTGACGGAGATCCAGGGCAACTGCACCATCCGGGTCCGGGGCAACCTCACCCTGGACGTGCGGGGCTCCATCGACGTCAAGGCGGGAAGGAACCTCACGCAGGAAGCGAAGATGTCGCTCAAGAGCATCGCGGGGATGAACCTCACCCAGAATGCGAAGCTGGCCCTGGAGAGCTCGGCGGGCACGATGCTGCGGCACAGCTCCAAGCTCATGATGATGGCCGATGCCCAGACGTTGATCAGCAACGTCAAGCTCATGCACATGCTCAAGGCGACGCCCCTGATGATCCTGGGCCCGATGATTCCGCTTCCGATGGGAGGGCCTCCGCTCCCACCGATTCCGCCCACCCCCTGA